From the genome of Brevundimonas sp. NIBR11:
GCTCGCGACATCGCCGCCCTCGGCCCGGCGACGGGCTTCGGCATTGGTGGAATCGGTCTCGTCGAGAAGGTGGATGGGCGGGACCACCGCCCTACCCCGCTCCGAAACCGGTCGCGGCGATACGGGTCAGGGGCTCCAGCCAGGTCAGGCCGACGATCACCAGCGGGAAGCTGAAGGCCGCGCAGGCCCAGCCGATCCACTGGGCTTCCACCGGCGCCTTGTCGGTCTTGGCCGTGCCTTCGGGCGCGGGATCGAACCACATCAGCTTGATGATGCGCAGGTAGTAGAAGGCGGCCACGACCGAGGCGACCAGACCGGCGGCGCCGACCACCCAGTAGCCCGACGAGGCGGCGGCGCCGAACACATAGTACTTGCCCCAGAAGCCCGAGAACGGCGGCATGCCCAGGACCGACAGAGACAGGATGGTGATCGCCACGGTCGTCAGCGGACGGTCGGTCTTCAGGCCCGCCAGATCGGCGATCGTGCGGATCGGACGACCGTTCCGGCTCAGCGACAGCAGGATGGCGAAGAAGCCGAAGGTGTCGATCATGTACAGGGTCATGAAGGTGATCATGGCCTGCAGGCCCTGCTCGGTGCCGGCGGCGATGCCCAGTAGCGCGTAGCCGATGTTGGCGATCGAGGAGTAGGCCAGCAGGCGCTGGATGTCCTTCTGGGCCAGACCGCCCCAGGCGCCGACCACGAAGCTGGCCAGACAGATCAGGATCAGGACCTGGGCCCACTGGTCGTGGGCGCCGAGGAAGCCTTCCGACAGGGCGCGGGCGAACAGGACCATTGCGGCCATCTTCGGCGCGGTCGCGAACAGGGCCACGACCGGCGTCGGCGCGCCCTCGTAGACGTCGGGCGTCCACATGTGGAACGGCGCGGCCGAGACCTTGAACGCCAGGCCGCAGATCAGGAAGACCAGACCGAAGATCAGGCCTGGACCCGGATTGGCGGTCGCATAGGCGGCGATGTCCTCGAACCGCATGGAGCCGGCGAAGCCGTAGATCAGGCTGGAGCCGTACAGCAGCAGGCCCGACGACAGGGCGCCGAGGACGAAATACTTCAGGCCCGCTTCCGACGCCTTCAGGTCGTCGCGGTGGTAGGCGGCCAGGACGTAGAGGGCCAGCGAGTGCAGCTCGACCCCGACGTAGAGCGAGATCAGGTCGCCCGACGACACCATCATCCCCATGCCGACGGCGGCCAGGACGATCAGGATCGGGAACTCGAAGCGGGCGATATGGGTGCGCTGCATCCAGCCGCCGCCCAGCACCACGGCCACGGCCGAGGCGAGGTAGATGGCGACCTTGGCGTAGATGGCCAGGGGGTCGGCGACGTAGGCGCCGTTGAACGCCTGACCCAGGGGGCCGGTGGCGGCGACGGCGCTCGCGGCGACCAGCAAGGCCACCGACAGGATGGAGATCAGTCGTGCCGACTTCTCGCCGATGAAGGCGCCGAGCAGCAGCAGCACAAGGGCGCCGATCGCGAGCGTCAGCTCCGAGGCGGCGAGGTTCAGGGCGTAGGACAGGTCAGGCATATCTCTCTCACCCGCCGGTCGCGAGCTGCCAGCCGTTGACGACGGCGTCGACGGAGGCGGCGGTGTAGTTCAGGACCAGGTCCGGCTGCACGCCCAGCCAGAGGGTTCCGACGATCAGGGGAACGAACAGGAGCAGCTCGCGCAGGTCGATGTCCTTGATCTTGGCCAGGGCCGGGTTGGTGATCTCGCCGAACATGACGTTGCGGTACAGGGTCAGGGCGTAGACGGCAGACAGGATGACGCCGGTCGCGGCCACGAAGGCGGCCCAGGTCGAGGCCTGGTAGACGCCGGTCATGGTCAGGATTTCGCCGATGAAGCCCGAGGTCCCGGGCAGGCCGACGTTGGCCATGGTGAACATCAGGAAGATGGCGGCGTACCAGGGCATCCGGTTCGTCAGGCCGCCATAGAAGGCGATCTCACGCGTGTGCATCCGGTCGTAGACGACGCCGACGCAGAGGAAGAGCGCGCCCGAGATCAGGCCGTGGCTCAGCATCTGGAAGACGGCGCCCTGCAGGCCCTGGGCGTTGCCGGCGAAGATGCCCATGGTCACGAAGCCCATGTGGGCGACCGACGAATAGGCGATCAGCTTCTTGATGTCCGTCTGACGGAAGGCGACCAGCGAGGTGTAGGCGATGGCGATCACCGACAGGGTGAAGACCAGCGGCTGGTACTGGATCGACGCATCCGGGAACATCGGCACGTTGAACAGGATGAAGCCGTATCCGCCGAGCTTCAGCAGGATGCCGGCCAGGATGACCGAACCCGCCGTGGGCGCCTGGACGTGGGCGTCGGGCAGCCAGGTGTGCACCGGCCACATCGGCATCTTGACCGCGAAGGAGGCGAAGAAGGCCAGCCACAGGATCGACTGGGCCCAAGGACTGAAGGCGTATTGCTTGAGTTCCGGGATCGAGGTCGTGCCCGCGGTGTTGGCCATCCACAGCATGGCCAGCAGCATCAGGACGGAACCGAGCAGGGTGTAGAGGAAGAATTTGTAGGCCGCGTAGATGCGGTTCTGACCGCCCCACACCCCGATGATGATGAACATCGGAACCAGGGTGCCCTCGAAGAAGATGTAGAAGAGGAACAGGTCCAGCGAGGTGAAGACGCCGATGACCAGGGTCTCCAGCACCAGGAAGGCGATCATGTAGTCGCCGACGCGCTCCTCCACCGACTTCCAGCTCGACAGGATGCAGATCGGCATCAGGAAGGCAGTCAGGAGGACGAACAGGATCGAGATCCCGTCGACGCCCAGATGATAGCTCGCGCCCGCGAACCAGACGTAGTTCTCGACGAACTGATAGGCCGGGTTCGAGCTGTCGAACGACAGCACCAGCACCGCCGATACGGCCAGCACGATCAGGGTCGTGATCAGGGCCACCCAGCGGGCGATGCCGTCTTCGTTGGACTTGGCTGTCAGCTTGGCCAGCACGATCAGCAGGGCGCCGACCAGCGGGAGGAAGGTGACGACGCTCAGGATATTGGGGATCGCACCCATCTTATGCGCCCCAGGCGTAGATGGCGAAGGCGAGCAGACCGGCCACGCCGAGCAGCATCACGAACGCATAGTGATAGACATAGCCGGACTGGATCTTGGCCAGTCGCGCGGCGGATTTCAGCGACGCCCAGGCGGCGCCGTTCGGCCCCAGCCCGTCGATGATCTTCACGTCGCCGATCTTCCAGAACAGATCGCCAAGACCCTTGGCGCCACGCACGAAGATGAAATCGTAGATCTCGTCGAAATACCACTTGTTGTAGAGGAAGCTCCACAGCGGCCCTTGCTTGGCCGCCATTCGCTTCGCCAGGCCCTCGCGCAGGACATAGTAGTAGAAGGCGATCGCCGCGCCAAGCAGGGTCACGACCAGCGGCGACCACTTCACCCAGTTGGGCACCTCGTGGCTGGCGTGCAGGACGTGGTTGTCCGCGCCCGAGAAGATGGCGCCGCGCCAGAACTCGGCCTCGTGGTGGCCGATGAAGCTCGGGGCGAAGACGAAACCGGCCGCGACGGCGCCGACCGATAGAAGGATCAGCGGAACCAACATCACCAGCGGGCTCTCGTGCGGATGCAGCGGGCCATGGTGGTGATCGTCGTGGGCGTGGTCGTCGTGCGCGTCAGGCTCGGAGTGGGTCTCGATCTGGGCGTGCGAGGCGTGATCGTCGGCATGGTCGTGCGCGTGCGCGGCCATCGCCTCTTCCGTCCACTGCGGCTTGTTGTGGAAGGTCATGAAGATCAGACGCCACGAGTAGTAGCTGGTCAGGGCCGCCGCGAAGATGCCGACGACGAAGGCGAAATAGCCCGCCGCGGAGTGGCCGGTCGTGGCCGCCGCATAGGCGCTCTCGATGATCGAGTCCTTGGAGTAGAAGCCGGCGAAGCCCCCGATCTCGGGGATGCCCAGGCCGGTGATGGCGATCGTGCCGATCATCATCACGGCGTAGGTGACGGGCAGCAGCCTCCACAGACCGCCCATCTTCCGCATGTCCTGCTCGTGGTGCATGCCGTGGATCACGGAGCCCGCGCCGAGGAACAGCAGCGCCTTGAAGAAGGCGTGGGTGAACAGGTGGAACATGGCCGACTCGTACACACCGACGCCGGCGGCGAAGAACATGTAGCCGAGTTGCGAACAGGTCGAATAGGCGATGACCCGCTTGATGTCGTTCTGCATCAGACCGACCGTCGCGGCGAACAGGGCCGTGACCGCGCCGACAATGGCGATGATCAACGACGCCGTCGGCGCGTACTCGTAGATCGGGCTGAGCAGGCAGACCATGTAGACGCCGGCGGTGACCATAGTCGCCGCGTGGATGAGGGCCGAGACCGGGGTCGGTCCTTCCATCGCGTCCGGAAGCCAGGTGTGCAGGAAGAACTGCGCCGACTTGCCCATGGCGCCGATGAACAAAAGGAAGCCCGCCAGATCCAGCGCCGACCAGGTATGGCCCAGGAACTCCCAGCCCGTGCCCGCCTTGGACGCGATCATCGGGAACAGTTCGGCGAACTGGATCGTGCCGAACATCCAGAAGACGGTGATAATGCCGAGGGCGAAGCCGAAGTCGCCGACGCGGTTGACCACGAAGGCCTTGATGGCGGCGGCCGAGGCGGTCGGCTTCTTGAACCAGAATCCGATCAACAGATAGGAGGCCAGACCCACCCCCTCCCAGCCGAAGAACAGCTGCATGAAGTCGGCGGCGGTCACCAGGGCCAGCATGGCGAAGGTGAAGAGCGACAGATAGGCGAAGAAGCGCGGCCTGGAGTCGTCCTCGGCCATGTAGCCCCAGGAATAGAGGTGCACGAGCGACGAGACGCTGGTGACCACGACCAGCATGGTCGCCGACAGGGCGTCGATGCGGATCGACCAGTTCGACTGGAAATCACCGACGTTGATGAAAGGCGAGACCGTAACCGTGAAGGCCTCCAGGTGACCCCAGGTCCACTGGCTGAACACCGTCCAGGCGACGAAGCACGAGAAGAACAACAGGCCGGTCGTGACCGCCTGCGAAGGGATGTCGCCGATGCGGCTGCCGAAGAAGCCGGCGATCGCGGCGCCGAGGAGAGGGGCGAAGACGCCGAGTGTAACGAGCAGTTCGAGAGACACGATCAGCCCTTCATCACGCTGGCGTCGTCAACCGCGATGTCGCCGCGGTTACGGAAGAAGGTCACCAGAATGGCCAGACCGACGGCGGCCTCGGCGGCGGCCACGGTCAGGACGAACATGGCCATGATCTGCCCCTGAACGTCGTTGAGGTAGGCCGAGAAGGCGACGAAATTGATATTCACGGCCAAAAGGATCAGCTCGACCGACATCAGGATGATGATGATGTTCTTGCGGTTCACGAAGATGCCGAAGACCCCGATGGTGAACAGCATGGCCGCCACCGCGAGATAGTGCTGCAGGGTGACTTCCATCAGCGCAGCTCCTCGCCGGTGACGCCGACGCCGGTGACGACGCCCTTGATCTCGACCGAGGTCTTGCGGTCGCGGTTGGTCTGGGCGCCCGGATCCTGACGACGGACGGAGGTCCGCTTGCGCAGGGTCAGCACGATGGCGCCGATCATGGCGATCAGCAGCACGATGCCGGCCGCCTGGAAGAAGTAGATGTAGTCCGTGTAGAGCACCCGGCCGATGACCTCGACGTTCGAGGCGTCGGCGGTCGCGACGACCGGAGCCACGGCGTCAGCCGCCGCACCGCCCTGGACCACCACGATCGAGATCATGATCATCTCCGCCAGGAGGATGCCCGCCACGATCGCGGCCAGCGGCAGATAGGTCGCATACCCCTCTCGCAGCCGGATGAAGTCGACATCCAGCATCATCACGACGAACAGGAACAGCACCGCGACGGCGCCGACGTAGACGACCACCAGCAGCATCGCCAGGAACTCCGCGCCCAGCAGGACGAACAGACCCGCCGACGAGAAGAAGGCCAGGATCAACCACAGAACCGAGTGCACGGGGTTGCGCGCCGTCACGACCAGAAGGCCGGACAGAACGGCGGTCGTCGCCAGCAGATAGAAGGCTATGCCTTGCAGCATGGGAGGGACGATGCCCCTTTCAGAC
Proteins encoded in this window:
- the nuoK gene encoding NADH-quinone oxidoreductase subunit NuoK; translation: MEVTLQHYLAVAAMLFTIGVFGIFVNRKNIIIILMSVELILLAVNINFVAFSAYLNDVQGQIMAMFVLTVAAAEAAVGLAILVTFFRNRGDIAVDDASVMKG
- a CDS encoding NADH-quinone oxidoreductase subunit J, which encodes MLQGIAFYLLATTAVLSGLLVVTARNPVHSVLWLILAFFSSAGLFVLLGAEFLAMLLVVVYVGAVAVLFLFVVMMLDVDFIRLREGYATYLPLAAIVAGILLAEMIMISIVVVQGGAAADAVAPVVATADASNVEVIGRVLYTDYIYFFQAAGIVLLIAMIGAIVLTLRKRTSVRRQDPGAQTNRDRKTSVEIKGVVTGVGVTGEELR
- the nuoL gene encoding NADH-quinone oxidoreductase subunit L translates to MSLELLVTLGVFAPLLGAAIAGFFGSRIGDIPSQAVTTGLLFFSCFVAWTVFSQWTWGHLEAFTVTVSPFINVGDFQSNWSIRIDALSATMLVVVTSVSSLVHLYSWGYMAEDDSRPRFFAYLSLFTFAMLALVTAADFMQLFFGWEGVGLASYLLIGFWFKKPTASAAAIKAFVVNRVGDFGFALGIITVFWMFGTIQFAELFPMIASKAGTGWEFLGHTWSALDLAGFLLFIGAMGKSAQFFLHTWLPDAMEGPTPVSALIHAATMVTAGVYMVCLLSPIYEYAPTASLIIAIVGAVTALFAATVGLMQNDIKRVIAYSTCSQLGYMFFAAGVGVYESAMFHLFTHAFFKALLFLGAGSVIHGMHHEQDMRKMGGLWRLLPVTYAVMMIGTIAITGLGIPEIGGFAGFYSKDSIIESAYAAATTGHSAAGYFAFVVGIFAAALTSYYSWRLIFMTFHNKPQWTEEAMAAHAHDHADDHASHAQIETHSEPDAHDDHAHDDHHHGPLHPHESPLVMLVPLILLSVGAVAAGFVFAPSFIGHHEAEFWRGAIFSGADNHVLHASHEVPNWVKWSPLVVTLLGAAIAFYYYVLREGLAKRMAAKQGPLWSFLYNKWYFDEIYDFIFVRGAKGLGDLFWKIGDVKIIDGLGPNGAAWASLKSAARLAKIQSGYVYHYAFVMLLGVAGLLAFAIYAWGA
- the nuoN gene encoding NADH-quinone oxidoreductase subunit NuoN; the protein is MPDLSYALNLAASELTLAIGALVLLLLGAFIGEKSARLISILSVALLVAASAVAATGPLGQAFNGAYVADPLAIYAKVAIYLASAVAVVLGGGWMQRTHIARFEFPILIVLAAVGMGMMVSSGDLISLYVGVELHSLALYVLAAYHRDDLKASEAGLKYFVLGALSSGLLLYGSSLIYGFAGSMRFEDIAAYATANPGPGLIFGLVFLICGLAFKVSAAPFHMWTPDVYEGAPTPVVALFATAPKMAAMVLFARALSEGFLGAHDQWAQVLILICLASFVVGAWGGLAQKDIQRLLAYSSIANIGYALLGIAAGTEQGLQAMITFMTLYMIDTFGFFAILLSLSRNGRPIRTIADLAGLKTDRPLTTVAITILSLSVLGMPPFSGFWGKYYVFGAAASSGYWVVGAAGLVASVVAAFYYLRIIKLMWFDPAPEGTAKTDKAPVEAQWIGWACAAFSFPLVIVGLTWLEPLTRIAATGFGAG
- a CDS encoding NADH-quinone oxidoreductase subunit M yields the protein MGAIPNILSVVTFLPLVGALLIVLAKLTAKSNEDGIARWVALITTLIVLAVSAVLVLSFDSSNPAYQFVENYVWFAGASYHLGVDGISILFVLLTAFLMPICILSSWKSVEERVGDYMIAFLVLETLVIGVFTSLDLFLFYIFFEGTLVPMFIIIGVWGGQNRIYAAYKFFLYTLLGSVLMLLAMLWMANTAGTTSIPELKQYAFSPWAQSILWLAFFASFAVKMPMWPVHTWLPDAHVQAPTAGSVILAGILLKLGGYGFILFNVPMFPDASIQYQPLVFTLSVIAIAYTSLVAFRQTDIKKLIAYSSVAHMGFVTMGIFAGNAQGLQGAVFQMLSHGLISGALFLCVGVVYDRMHTREIAFYGGLTNRMPWYAAIFLMFTMANVGLPGTSGFIGEILTMTGVYQASTWAAFVAATGVILSAVYALTLYRNVMFGEITNPALAKIKDIDLRELLLFVPLIVGTLWLGVQPDLVLNYTAASVDAVVNGWQLATGG